Within the Bacillota bacterium genome, the region GTGATCTTTACGATAACAGCATCGTCGCTCACAAAACAGGCACGGAGCAAACGATTAATCTTGTGCTTACAATCAAAGTAGCCAAAGAAAAAGAATCGGTCACCGCAGAGTTACAGCTCCACAGTGACCAAGGGTTTCAATACACTTCGAACGGGTATTTTAACCTAACCAAAGAATACGGCATTACACCATCAATGTCAAGACGCGGAAACTGTTATGACAATGCTATGGCTGAAAATTTCTTTGGTATCCTTAAAACCGAGTGCATTTACAGAAATAAGCCTAAGACATTTGCTGAAGCACGACAGATTATTGATGACTTTATCTTTTTTTACAATCATGAACGAATTCAACTGAAAACAAAACTGACGCCGCTTGAAAAACGACGCCAGTTTGTGTAAATCAATGATATTCTACGATAGTGCGGTGCGTGTAATTTTTCGACAGTCTGAACCTTCGGCTAAGTGGCGGCGGTTTTTTTAGTGTATGTTCATTTTAAAGTAATGTTTTGTTTCATTAACAACTTCACCGGAAAGCGCCAAAATACCTATCAGGTTTGGAATAATGATTAGTCCATTAAAAGCATCGCTAAGTTTCCAAACCAAATTAAGTCCGAAAACTGAGCCGATCATAAGGAAAACTCCAAAAAATATTCTATAGTAAACGATTTTCGAAGATCCAAATAAAAAGTGCCAGTAACTTTCCCCGTAAAAGCTCCAGGCAATGATAGTTGAGAAAGCAAATACTATCAGGGAAAAAGTTATAAAATACTCTCCGAATGGCCCTAGGACTGAGCGATAGGCATAAATAGCGGTGTCGACACCATTAAGATCTTTTTTATCAGCACCGCTGCATAAAACGGAAAATGCGGTAAATGAACATAGTACGATAGTATCTATAAATACCTCCATCATACCCCACAGACCTTGTTTAACGGCGCTTTTCTCGGGTGACGCTGCGTGTGAAGGAGAAGATGTTCCAAGTCCAGCTTCGTTTGAAAAGATACCCCTTGCACACCCTAGTTTTATGGCCTGATACATGCCGGCTCCAGCCGCACCGCCAGCTATTGAATGAATATCAAAGGCACTGCGAAATATTTCGTATATTACTTTCGGGAGTGCCGGCAGGTTAAATAATATAACTGCAAGCGATGCTGCAATAAAAAGAAATGACATTACCGGAATAATAAAAGAAGTTATTGAAAAGATACGTTTTATTCCGCCTGACATTATTACTGCAATTATAATGGCAAACACAATGCCTGTAACAGCCTGCGGGATCTTAAAAGATGTTTTTGCGGCGCATGCCATTGCGTTCGCCTGTACCATATTCCCCATTCCAAATGATACAAGAAGCCCCATGACGGCATAGAAATATGCCAAAGGTTTTATACCAACGCCATTTTTAATATAATAAACTGCACCGCCTTTGTAATTTCCGTCTTTGTCCTTGAATCTGTATAGCATGGCAAGCACTATTTCAGCATACTTTACGATCATTCCCAATACTGCGCTGACCCACATCCAAAAAATTGCGCCCGCTCCGCCTAACGAAATGGCAGTTGTGACGCCAACAATATTTCCTATGCCGACAGAGCCTGAAAGAGCTGTAGTTAGTGCAGAAAACGGTGATATACTATTTTTATTTTTTGTTTTGAATAATGTGCCGATCGTATTTTTGATTACAAACCAAATGTGAAACTGAAAAAAATTGCAGCCAACAGTAAAATATAAGCTTACTGCAAAAATTACAGCCAGCATAAAAGGTCCCCAAAGGGCAGCATTCAGCGTATCTGAAATTTTCTCTATCAAAACCATTTTATCACCCCTCTGGCACCTCTCAAATTAATATGCATAAGCTTAATTGATTATACTTATAAATTCAAAATGCGGAGAAATACAGGTAAAAGTAGAAAAACTTTACCCTGATCCTATAAGGATTAAAATGGTTGCTAAAACATAGCATTACTGATATAATAATTATTTATAAGTAATGTATATTGTGAGGGGAGTTTGATGAAAGAGAAAAATTGGATAATCAGAAAGCAAGGCGATGAATGTGTTCATCAGCTTTGCTCTGCACTTGCGGTATCTCCTATAATTGCCAGACTTTTAATAAACAGAGGCTTTGATACAGTGAGCGCAGCAAAGGACTTTTTAAGTAAGTCTATTGATCAGCTGTATGATCCATTTTTACTTCCTGACATGGATAAGACCGTAAATAGGATTAGTAAAGCTCTAAGCGATAATGAGCTTATAACAATTTACGGTGACTACGATGTTGACGGGGTGACGTCAACAACTATTCTTTTTCAGTATTTAAAGGCAAATGGCGGAAGAGTATCATACTACATACCGGATCGGGTTGAAGAAGGGTATGGCGTTAACAGCAGTGCTGTTGAAATGATAGCTAAGACGGGGTGTACACTGCTGATTACTGTTGATTCCGGTATTACGGCAGTCGAGGAAATGCGCTATGCCGCATCTCTCGGCATGGATGTGATAATTACTGACCACCATGAGTGTACGGGAGAAATGCCGCAGGCTGTTGCGGTTATCGATCCCAAAAGGCCTGACAGTGAATATCCATTTAAACATCTCGCAGGTGTTGGCGTTGTTTTTAAACTTTTATGCGCACTGGCAGGCAGAGATAAGCTTTTTGAAATAGTAGAAGAGTATTCTGAGTTGACCGCTCTAGGTACTACCGCTGATGTAATGCCTTTAAATGGCGAAAACCGCATACTTGTATCACTGGGGCTGAAAAGGCTTGAGCATACTAAAAATCTTGGACTGAAAGCACTCATTTCACTTGCAGGCATAGAAAAAAAGAAGGTAACAACGTCTGTTATAAGCTATTCAATAGCGCCAAGAATAAATGCAGTAGGCAGGGTAGGGTGTGCCCGTCAGGCTGTGGAACTGCTTCTTGCTGATTCTACCGAGTCCGCAATGCAGGCGGCACAGGTACTTTGTAGTGCAAATGTTCTTCGACAAGAAGAAGAGAATAAGCTGCTTGCTGAAGCATATAAGCAGTTGCAGCAGGATGAAGCTATTCTAAAAAATAAGATAATAATTCTAGTTGGAGAAACATGGCATCATGGCATTATCGGGATCGCAGCATCGCGTATTAACGAACGATACGGGCTGCCTGCCATTCTGATCACATTTGACGGAGAAATGGGCAAAGGGTCTTGCCGCAGCAGTAAATCGCCGTTCAATATCTACGGCGCGCTTGAACTTCAGCGTAATTATTTTGAAAAGTTCGGCGGGCACGCGTCTGCTGCTGGCTTCTCTATACGCCGTGAAAATATAGATCCTTTTAAAAAGGCCTTAACTGAGTATGTAAATAAAACTATAACCCAACAGGATCTTACACCTTGTATAGATGTCGACTGCGAAGTCTTATTTTCGGATATAAGTTTAAAAACGATCAAAGAAATATCACTGTTAGAGCCGTATGGAACTGAAAATCCAACTCCTATTTTTTTAGTAAAGGGAGTAAAGATTAGTGAAGTTATGCCGCTTTCAAACGATAAGCATACACGGCTTACACTTTCACATGATAATTTAAACGTAAACGCCTTCTGCTTTGGAACACCTGCATCGTCGTTTCCTTTTTTTGTCGGGGACAGGGTAGACATCGTATTTAATCTTGATACCAATGTATATCGGGGAGAGACTACACCCCAGGTTACAGTAAGGGACATAAAGCTTTGCGAAGAGGAACGTTTAATACTTGAAAAATATTTTGATCTTTTGAAATGCTATGAAAATCACCTTCCCATCGATCAAAAAGATCTTGCAGATATTTTACCTGACCGGGAAGATTTTCTTTCTGTTCACCGTTACATAAGACGCAATAAAGAACCAAGAACACTTGAAGCAATGGCAAGAAGGATAGCATATACTACTGAAGACACTTTTAATATTTGCAAACTAAAAATTTGTATCGACGTTTTTTGTGAAATGGGATTGATTCAGTCGGAAAAGATAGAGGAACAGGGTCAGGTGCTTTATAGACTTTCAATCTTGCCAACGGTAGATAAGAAAAATTTAAATAATTCAACTATTTTGATAGGATTAAAGAAGATGCGGGCAGGAAGATAGTCGGAAATTATGTGAGGGAGTATCGATGGGTCAATATTATGATAAATTAAAAAACGCTGTCATACAAAGTGGCCAGAGTTATGATATTGAAAAAATCACTAAAGCATATAATATTGCTGAATCTGTGCATGAGGGGCAGAAACGTTCTTCAGGTGAAGATTACATTTCGCATCCTGTTGAAGCGGCAATTATACTTATCACTTTGGGACTCGACACAGACAGCGTCTGTGCCGGCCTTTTGCATGACACCGTAGAAGACACAGAATTAACCATTGATGATGTCAAAAAAGAATTTGGTCCTGACATAGCTGAGCTTGTCAATGGGGTTACAAAGCTTGGACGTATTCCTTATACAAGCAAGGAAGAAGAGCAGGTAGAGAATCTTAGAAAGATGTTCCTTGCAACTGCAAAAGATGCAAGGGTTATTATTATAAAATTATCTGACAGGCTTCATAATATGCGGACGCTTCAGTTCGTCAGCGAGGATAAAAGACGGCAAAAAGCACTTGAAACAATGGAGGTCTATGCTCCCCTTGCACATAGACTAGGTATGCAGCGCTTAAAAATCGAACTGGAAGACTTGGCTTTGCGATTCCTTGATCCGATCGGATATGCTGAAATTGAGGAAGGCCTTAAAATTAAAGAAAACGAACGCAAGGCTTTTCTTGAAAATACGATGGATCGAATCAAGCAACATTTTGAGGAAATGGGCTCAAGTGTTCAGATAAGCGGGCGTATCAAGCATGTTTACAGCATATACAGAAAAATGTACCGGCAGAATAAAACAATAGATGAAATATACGATTTGTATGCAGTTCGTCTTATAGTTGAAACAATTACAGAGTGTTATAATGCGCTCGGGATTATACATGACATGTATAAGCCTATTCCAGGCCGTTTTAAAGACTATATTTCGATGCCAAAACCTAATATGTATCAGTCACTCCATACAACGGTTATAGGTAAGGAAGGCATTCCGTTTGAACTCCAGATTAGAACATGGGACATGCACCGTACGGCTGAGTTCGGTATTGCCGCGCACTGGAAGTATAAGAATAACATTCAAAAACAGGATGGCAGTGAGGGCAAGCTTGAGTGGGTGCGCAAGCTTTTGGAGATGCAGACTGCTTCAGTTGACCCGGACGACTTTATGCGTGCATTTAAAATCGATTTCTTCGCGGATGAGATTTTTGTTTTCACGCCGAAGGGAGATCTTGTCAATCTGCCGGCTGGTGCAACAGTAATAGATTTTGCATATGCAATCCACAGCGAAGTTGGTAATAAAATGGTGGGCTGCAAGGTTAACGGCAAAATGATGCCTCTTGAATATCAGCCAAAAAACGGTGATATTGTAGAAATAATTACTACTAATGCCGGCAAAGGACCTAATCGTGACTGGCTTTCGTTTGCAAAAACCGCAGAGGCAAAAAGTAAAATTAAAACATGGTTTAAACGTGAACGACGCGAAGAAAATATAGAAAAAGGAACCGAAGATTTCGAACGTGAGCTTAAAGCAAGCGGCATTACAATTGCGCAAAAACAGCGCGACGAAATATTGCTTCAGATAGCAAAACGAGTTGGCATCACAGGAGTTGAAGAGCTTTTTGCAACAATTGGTTATGGGGGTATCGCGCTTACAAGGATCATGCCTCGTTTCCGTGACGAATATCAGAAACTATTAAGTGTTAAAAAGACTGATGAACAGATCCTTGCAAACTTAAACACAGAGAAAGAGACCCGCCAGAACAGGAAAGATGCATCCGCTGTTATTGTTGAAGGTATTGATAACTGCCTGATAAAATACGCAAAATGCTGCAATCCGCTTCCAGGCGATCCTATTGTTGGCTTTATTACAAAAGGCTATGGGGTTTCTATTCACAGAACGGATTGCAGTAATGCAGTAAACGGCATGCAGAACGAAGAAAGCGATCGCTGGCTTAAATGCCATTGGGCAAATTCTAAAAATACATCGTTTAAAGCTTCTTTACAGCTGTCATGTGTTCAAAGGTATGGACTTTTGGCAGACATATCCACAACGCTTGCCACAATGAAGGTATTTATCCATGCGGTGAACGCAAAA harbors:
- a CDS encoding sodium:alanine symporter family protein, which translates into the protein MVLIEKISDTLNAALWGPFMLAVIFAVSLYFTVGCNFFQFHIWFVIKNTIGTLFKTKNKNSISPFSALTTALSGSVGIGNIVGVTTAISLGGAGAIFWMWVSAVLGMIVKYAEIVLAMLYRFKDKDGNYKGGAVYYIKNGVGIKPLAYFYAVMGLLVSFGMGNMVQANAMACAAKTSFKIPQAVTGIVFAIIIAVIMSGGIKRIFSITSFIIPVMSFLFIAASLAVILFNLPALPKVIYEIFRSAFDIHSIAGGAAGAGMYQAIKLGCARGIFSNEAGLGTSSPSHAASPEKSAVKQGLWGMMEVFIDTIVLCSFTAFSVLCSGADKKDLNGVDTAIYAYRSVLGPFGEYFITFSLIVFAFSTIIAWSFYGESYWHFLFGSSKIVYYRIFFGVFLMIGSVFGLNLVWKLSDAFNGLIIIPNLIGILALSGEVVNETKHYFKMNIH
- the recJ gene encoding single-stranded-DNA-specific exonuclease RecJ; translation: MKEKNWIIRKQGDECVHQLCSALAVSPIIARLLINRGFDTVSAAKDFLSKSIDQLYDPFLLPDMDKTVNRISKALSDNELITIYGDYDVDGVTSTTILFQYLKANGGRVSYYIPDRVEEGYGVNSSAVEMIAKTGCTLLITVDSGITAVEEMRYAASLGMDVIITDHHECTGEMPQAVAVIDPKRPDSEYPFKHLAGVGVVFKLLCALAGRDKLFEIVEEYSELTALGTTADVMPLNGENRILVSLGLKRLEHTKNLGLKALISLAGIEKKKVTTSVISYSIAPRINAVGRVGCARQAVELLLADSTESAMQAAQVLCSANVLRQEEENKLLAEAYKQLQQDEAILKNKIIILVGETWHHGIIGIAASRINERYGLPAILITFDGEMGKGSCRSSKSPFNIYGALELQRNYFEKFGGHASAAGFSIRRENIDPFKKALTEYVNKTITQQDLTPCIDVDCEVLFSDISLKTIKEISLLEPYGTENPTPIFLVKGVKISEVMPLSNDKHTRLTLSHDNLNVNAFCFGTPASSFPFFVGDRVDIVFNLDTNVYRGETTPQVTVRDIKLCEEERLILEKYFDLLKCYENHLPIDQKDLADILPDREDFLSVHRYIRRNKEPRTLEAMARRIAYTTEDTFNICKLKICIDVFCEMGLIQSEKIEEQGQVLYRLSILPTVDKKNLNNSTILIGLKKMRAGR
- a CDS encoding bifunctional (p)ppGpp synthetase/guanosine-3',5'-bis(diphosphate) 3'-pyrophosphohydrolase, which encodes MGQYYDKLKNAVIQSGQSYDIEKITKAYNIAESVHEGQKRSSGEDYISHPVEAAIILITLGLDTDSVCAGLLHDTVEDTELTIDDVKKEFGPDIAELVNGVTKLGRIPYTSKEEEQVENLRKMFLATAKDARVIIIKLSDRLHNMRTLQFVSEDKRRQKALETMEVYAPLAHRLGMQRLKIELEDLALRFLDPIGYAEIEEGLKIKENERKAFLENTMDRIKQHFEEMGSSVQISGRIKHVYSIYRKMYRQNKTIDEIYDLYAVRLIVETITECYNALGIIHDMYKPIPGRFKDYISMPKPNMYQSLHTTVIGKEGIPFELQIRTWDMHRTAEFGIAAHWKYKNNIQKQDGSEGKLEWVRKLLEMQTASVDPDDFMRAFKIDFFADEIFVFTPKGDLVNLPAGATVIDFAYAIHSEVGNKMVGCKVNGKMMPLEYQPKNGDIVEIITTNAGKGPNRDWLSFAKTAEAKSKIKTWFKRERREENIEKGTEDFERELKASGITIAQKQRDEILLQIAKRVGITGVEELFATIGYGGIALTRIMPRFRDEYQKLLSVKKTDEQILANLNTEKETRQNRKDASAVIVEGIDNCLIKYAKCCNPLPGDPIVGFITKGYGVSIHRTDCSNAVNGMQNEESDRWLKCHWANSKNTSFKASLQLSCVQRYGLLADISTTLATMKVFIHAVNAKEGSGSYTDIFLTIDVADTDHLDHIISKLLAISGVLNIKRGVS
- a CDS encoding IS3 family transposase — encoded protein: DLYDNSIVAHKTGTEQTINLVLTIKVAKEKESVTAELQLHSDQGFQYTSNGYFNLTKEYGITPSMSRRGNCYDNAMAENFFGILKTECIYRNKPKTFAEARQIIDDFIFFYNHERIQLKTKLTPLEKRRQFV